The following are from one region of the Pristiophorus japonicus isolate sPriJap1 unplaced genomic scaffold, sPriJap1.hap1 HAP1_SCAFFOLD_912, whole genome shotgun sequence genome:
- the LOC139257834 gene encoding urotensin-2 receptor-like, producing the protein MDVPPAPNISQWLRNASGDLQGGRAGPGASPERVGAVSALICAVLSLMCLLGLAGNAYTLAVLCRSARSSGSMYVHVVNLALADLLYLSTAPFIVYNSLVKDWTFEAAGCRVLLTLDLLTMHASIFILAVMSTERYLAVVRPLQAVGASRAYRKAVALAVWVLSFCLTLPMMLVIDVEERAFADGSVRRLCTPTWGDAENRLYLTVLFCSSILAPGVIIGYLYAGLARSYWLSQTKSLFRRSPKHKVLYLIFVIVLTYWACFLPFWVWQLVPLYAENFRLSYRAQSFINDLVTCLAYGNSCVNPFLYTLLTKNYKEYLRHRRGAGGGGGGGGGGGGGGGPSAIFRRQGRGAQAPANWPGPAAAR; encoded by the coding sequence ATGGACGTCCCACCAGCCCCCAACATCTCCCAGTGGCTGCGCAACGCCTCCGGGGACCTGCAGGGCGGCCGGGCGGGCCCGGGGGCCTCGCCCGAGCGAGTGGGGGCGGTGTCGGCCCTGATTTGCGCCGTGCTCTCGCTCATGTGCCTGCTGGGACTGGCCGGCAACGCCTACACCCTGGCGGTGTTGTGCCGGTCAGCTCGCTCCAGCGGCTCCATGTACGTGCACGTGGTCAACCTGGCGCTGGCCGACCTGCTCTACCTCTCCACCGCCCCCTTCATCGTCTACAACAGCCTGGTCAAGGACTGGACCTTCGAGGCGGCCGGCTGCCGGGTGCTGCTGACCCTTGACCTGCTGACCATGCACGCCAGCATTTTCATCCTGGCCGTCATGAGCACGGAGCGCTACCTGGCAGTGGTGCGGCCTCTGCAGGCGGTGGGGGCCTCGCGGGCCTACCGCAAGGCCGTCGCCCTGGCCGTCTGGGTGCTCTCCTTCTGCCTGACCCTGCCCATGATGCTTGTCATCGACGTGGAGGAGCGGGCGTTCGCGGACGGCTCGGTGCGCAGGCTGTGCACCCCGACCTGGGGCGATGCGGAGAACCGCCTCTACCTGACTGTCCTCTTCTGCTCCAGCATCCTGGCGCCGGGGGTCATCATCGGCTACCTCTACGCCGGCCTGGCCCGCAGCTATTGGCTGTCGCAGACCAAGAGCCTGTTCCGCCGCTCGCCCAAGCACAAGGTGCTCTACCTCATCTTTGTCATCGTGCTGACCTACTGGGCCTGCTTCCTGCCCTTCTGGGTCTGGCAACTGGTGCCCCTCTACGCCGAGAACTTCCGGCTCTCCTACCGGGCCCAGAGCTTCATCAACGACCTGGTCACGTGCCTGGCCTACGGCAACAGTTGCGTCAACCCGTTCCTCTACACCCTGCTGACCAAGAACTACAAGGAGTACCTCCGGCACCGGcggggcgcaggaggaggaggaggaggaggaggaggaggaggaggaggaggagggccctCGGCCATCTTCAGGCGGCAGGGCCGAGGGGCACAGGCCCCCGCCAATTGGCCCGGCCCCGCCGCAGCAAGGTAA